Proteins encoded by one window of Leptolyngbyaceae cyanobacterium:
- a CDS encoding GTPase family protein, whose translation MVRLKLWQWIVLATPIASIIGFLMIAAGLQIHEWRINWIWAVFTLVFVGWRWLLVKWTQPAVAQIEAVVAQVSKELEDSATSRIGSIAGNDDTDKATTALKEILQAAQNDRPMWEDWPTFWQRCQDMIVAIAHIYHPEVKYPLLNIYVPQAYGLIRGTVDDMDRWMQQLSPALNQVTVAQAYQAYEVYRKLEPSARKLWQAWNWAQWFLNPAAALAKTATQGSNNRATEELLVNLSRLLREAALRNLCGQAIALYGGTTLPAKEFAVSTPTLPKTKTQTLRDILAQAEPEEKVIQKPVNILLVGRTGAGKSSLINTLFQSEKAAVDVLPSTDKIQNYQWQTESGETLTLWDTPGYEQVKGEELRNTVLEYADNADLLLLVTPALDPALQMDVDFLKETIGEIENLPAIAIVTQVDRLRPIREWQPPYDWEWGDRPKEISIREATKYREQQLGEYCDFVLPIVTSDRKTNRDAWGVDALSLALVESIEPTKQLRLARFLRNLDARTVAAAKIIDRYTFQMATSQGLTALLKSPILRFVSTLSTGSPQLAYLLAEQIPVEQLPIVIGKLQMAYELFNLLNTGDSNTLKFDLLALWPLLLENSATPERNAWAFGHALVEFWTKNLSIQQLKERFESYLKQV comes from the coding sequence ATGGTGCGATTAAAATTATGGCAATGGATCGTATTAGCAACACCGATCGCAAGTATCATCGGTTTCTTGATGATAGCGGCGGGATTGCAAATTCATGAGTGGCGCATTAATTGGATTTGGGCTGTATTTACGCTGGTATTTGTGGGGTGGCGTTGGTTGTTGGTAAAATGGACGCAACCGGCGGTGGCGCAGATCGAAGCGGTGGTTGCACAAGTCAGCAAGGAACTAGAAGATAGTGCTACCAGTAGAATTGGATCGATCGCAGGAAATGACGACACCGACAAAGCAACTACAGCATTAAAAGAAATTCTCCAAGCAGCGCAGAACGATCGCCCAATGTGGGAGGACTGGCCCACTTTTTGGCAGCGATGTCAAGATATGATTGTGGCGATCGCACATATCTACCATCCAGAAGTCAAATATCCCCTACTAAATATCTATGTTCCCCAAGCTTACGGACTAATTCGGGGGACAGTGGATGATATGGATCGGTGGATGCAACAATTATCTCCCGCCCTCAATCAGGTAACTGTTGCACAAGCATACCAAGCTTATGAAGTCTACCGCAAGTTAGAACCATCGGCACGCAAACTCTGGCAAGCTTGGAACTGGGCGCAATGGTTTTTGAATCCGGCGGCGGCATTAGCTAAAACAGCAACTCAGGGTTCTAATAATCGCGCCACTGAAGAATTACTGGTAAATTTAAGTCGATTGTTGCGAGAAGCAGCGTTGCGGAATTTGTGCGGACAAGCGATCGCGCTTTACGGCGGTACTACTCTCCCAGCGAAAGAATTTGCGGTTTCTACTCCCACACTTCCCAAAACAAAAACGCAAACTCTACGCGATATTTTGGCACAAGCAGAACCGGAAGAAAAGGTTATCCAGAAACCTGTTAATATTTTGTTGGTAGGGCGGACTGGTGCGGGAAAAAGCAGTTTAATTAATACTTTATTTCAATCAGAAAAAGCAGCAGTTGATGTGCTGCCCAGTACGGATAAAATTCAGAATTATCAATGGCAAACTGAAAGCGGAGAAACTCTCACTCTTTGGGATACTCCGGGATACGAACAAGTGAAGGGTGAAGAATTGCGAAATACAGTTTTAGAGTATGCAGATAATGCAGATTTACTGTTACTCGTTACCCCTGCCCTCGATCCGGCTTTGCAAATGGATGTAGACTTTCTTAAAGAGACGATCGGAGAAATCGAAAATCTGCCTGCGATCGCCATTGTTACTCAAGTCGATCGCTTGCGTCCGATCCGAGAATGGCAACCGCCTTATGATTGGGAATGGGGCGATCGACCAAAGGAAATTTCGATTCGAGAAGCTACTAAATATCGGGAACAGCAGTTAGGTGAATATTGCGATTTCGTATTACCAATCGTTACCAGCGATCGCAAAACCAATCGCGATGCTTGGGGTGTCGATGCTTTATCCCTTGCTTTAGTAGAATCGATCGAACCTACCAAACAACTACGGTTAGCGCGTTTTTTGCGTAACTTGGATGCCCGTACCGTAGCGGCGGCAAAAATTATCGATCGCTACACATTCCAAATGGCAACCTCTCAAGGATTAACCGCCCTCCTGAAAAGTCCGATCCTCCGATTTGTTTCTACATTATCAACCGGATCGCCACAACTAGCATATCTGTTAGCCGAACAAATTCCCGTCGAACAATTACCCATAGTAATTGGTAAATTGCAAATGGCTTACGAGCTATTTAATCTCTTAAATACTGGTGATTCTAATACCCTCAAATTCGATTTACTAGCTCTTTGGCCATTATTATTAGAAAATTCTGCCACACCCGAACGCAATGCTTGGGCTTTCGGTCATGCTTTGGTAGAATTTTGGACGAAAAATTTGTCAATTCAGCAGTTAAAAGAGCGGTTTGAATCTTATTTGAAACAAGTTTGA
- a CDS encoding DUF4160 domain-containing protein, whose translation MPEVTRFYGIIIKIFFGDHPPPHFHAIYGEYNALIGIESLEVIEGDLPNRAEKLVIEWATLYQKELLNMWNSQEFSKLPPLK comes from the coding sequence ATGCCAGAAGTTACCCGATTTTACGGAATAATCATCAAAATTTTCTTTGGGGATCACCCACCTCCTCATTTTCACGCAATTTATGGTGAGTACAATGCTTTGATCGGTATTGAGTCTTTAGAAGTTATTGAAGGAGATTTACCGAATCGAGCCGAAAAGCTAGTAATAGAATGGGCAACTTTGTACCAGAAAGAATTGTTGAATATGTGGAATAGCCAAGAATTTAGTAAACTTCCACCATTAAAATAA
- a CDS encoding DUF2442 domain-containing protein, whose product MKTERIVSAKAIDDKTLMVKFTNLEIRKYDISKLLENPIFAGLRNPGFFRNFRIEPGGYGLVWNDETDLSEYELWQNGISLTDEEIEQYDK is encoded by the coding sequence ATGAAGACAGAGCGCATTGTTTCTGCTAAAGCTATTGACGATAAAACCTTGATGGTTAAGTTTACCAATCTCGAAATCAGAAAATACGACATCTCTAAGTTATTAGAAAATCCGATATTTGCAGGCTTACGTAATCCTGGTTTTTTCAGAAATTTTAGAATTGAACCTGGTGGTTATGGGCTAGTTTGGAATGACGAAACCGATCTTAGTGAATATGAACTTTGGCAGAATGGAATCAGTTTAACAGATGAAGAAATTGAACAATATGATAAGTAG
- a CDS encoding methyltransferase domain-containing protein, with amino-acid sequence MQPAKISLPYFDLVLERLAAGDAQVQQIFGNHVHWGYWENPAQADGSVVDFVAAAEQLTQRVYSAAGVKDSTRLLDVGCGFGGTIASLNEKFQNMDLIGLNIDARQLAIAKQQVQHRNNNQIEFVEGDACRLPFPDASFDIVLAVECIFHFPSRVDFFREVKRVLRPGGRLAISDFVPISLVYPFHPFLAKFGDYLVTSTYGRVNTEFSIDDYEKLAKVSGFSLTFKEDITENTLPTYPVVRNLFEQIGRMDSVVVTGMIELLSRLELLRYLVLSFTIC; translated from the coding sequence ATGCAACCTGCTAAAATTTCTCTACCTTATTTCGATCTCGTATTAGAACGTCTTGCAGCAGGTGATGCACAGGTGCAACAAATATTTGGTAATCATGTTCACTGGGGTTATTGGGAAAATCCAGCACAAGCAGACGGATCGGTGGTAGACTTCGTAGCAGCAGCAGAGCAATTAACCCAACGGGTATACTCAGCAGCAGGAGTTAAAGATAGCACGCGCTTGCTAGATGTAGGATGTGGATTTGGCGGAACGATCGCCAGTTTAAATGAAAAGTTCCAAAATATGGACTTAATTGGCTTAAATATCGATGCGCGACAATTAGCGATCGCAAAACAGCAAGTTCAACATCGCAACAATAACCAAATAGAATTCGTAGAAGGAGATGCTTGTCGCTTACCATTTCCAGACGCCTCTTTTGATATCGTTTTAGCCGTTGAGTGCATTTTTCATTTCCCCAGTCGCGTTGATTTTTTCCGCGAAGTAAAGCGCGTACTTCGTCCCGGAGGAAGGTTGGCAATTTCTGATTTTGTACCCATATCTTTGGTTTATCCTTTCCACCCATTCTTAGCAAAATTTGGCGATTATTTAGTAACATCAACTTACGGACGAGTAAATACCGAATTTTCGATTGATGATTATGAAAAATTAGCCAAAGTTAGTGGTTTTAGTCTTACGTTTAAAGAAGATATTACGGAAAATACACTTCCTACTTATCCTGTAGTTCGTAACTTATTCGAGCAAATAGGTAGAATGGATTCTGTAGTTGTTACCGGTATGATTGAACTATTGAGTCGTTTAGAATTATTGCGTTATCTGGTTCTCAGCTTTACTATTTGTTGA
- a CDS encoding GTPase yields MTEQHDPENMSDNSQPANEPIDDKKSGLLKKFQIDRIADAWNTTTGRLTKLLPVEQLTQKFLQWFSVSDAEVAQILETVRAQLPTTEALLIGKPQAGKSSIVRGLTGVSAEIVGQGFRPHTQHTQRYAYPSGEVPLLIFTDTVGLGDVNQNTEAIVQELIGDLKQDTRCARVLILTVKINDFAIDTLRQIAQRLRQKYPDIPCLLAVTCLHELYPVGTDNHPPYPPEFEEVKRAFDAIRDAFTGLCDRAVLIDFTLEEDGYTPVFYGLEAFRDGLAELLPEAEAAAIYQLLDEKVGEQIGNLYRDVGRRYILAFSIMAATLAAVPLPLATMPVLTALQVSMVGVLGKLYGQTLSPSQAGGVVSAIAGGFVAQAIGRELVKFIPGFGSAIAASWAAAYTLALGEGACVYFGDLMGGKKPDPKRIQAAMQEAFQNAKERFKGIKT; encoded by the coding sequence ATGACCGAACAACACGATCCTGAGAATATGTCAGATAATTCTCAGCCAGCCAACGAACCGATTGACGATAAGAAGTCTGGATTGCTAAAAAAATTCCAGATCGATCGGATTGCTGATGCTTGGAATACCACTACCGGACGCTTAACCAAACTTCTACCTGTAGAACAATTGACACAAAAGTTTCTGCAATGGTTTAGTGTCAGCGATGCTGAGGTGGCGCAGATTTTGGAGACTGTTCGCGCCCAATTGCCAACGACGGAAGCGCTGTTAATCGGTAAACCGCAAGCTGGGAAAAGTTCGATCGTGCGCGGATTGACGGGAGTTTCGGCAGAAATTGTCGGGCAAGGATTTCGCCCCCACACGCAACACACGCAACGTTATGCTTATCCTTCCGGGGAAGTGCCGTTGTTGATTTTTACGGATACGGTGGGATTGGGAGATGTTAATCAAAATACTGAGGCGATCGTACAAGAATTGATCGGCGATCTCAAACAGGACACTCGCTGCGCTAGGGTATTAATTTTAACGGTCAAAATTAATGATTTCGCGATCGATACTTTGCGGCAAATCGCCCAACGGTTGCGTCAGAAATATCCCGATATTCCTTGTTTGTTGGCAGTTACTTGCTTGCACGAATTATATCCCGTCGGTACTGATAATCATCCCCCTTATCCACCGGAATTTGAAGAAGTGAAACGGGCTTTTGATGCAATTCGAGATGCGTTTACTGGGTTGTGCGATCGGGCCGTACTAATTGATTTTACTCTAGAAGAAGATGGCTACACTCCCGTATTTTACGGCTTAGAAGCTTTCCGAGATGGGTTGGCAGAACTTTTGCCAGAAGCGGAGGCGGCGGCTATTTATCAGTTATTAGATGAGAAAGTTGGCGAACAAATTGGCAATTTGTACCGAGATGTCGGACGCCGCTACATTTTGGCATTTTCAATTATGGCAGCTACCTTAGCCGCTGTACCGTTACCTTTGGCTACCATGCCCGTACTGACGGCATTGCAAGTATCGATGGTGGGGGTGTTGGGTAAATTGTACGGTCAAACTCTTAGCCCATCGCAAGCGGGGGGTGTGGTAAGCGCGATCGCAGGTGGTTTTGTCGCTCAAGCGATCGGACGGGAGTTAGTTAAATTTATACCTGGTTTTGGCAGTGCGATCGCAGCTTCTTGGGCAGCTGCATACACTTTGGCATTAGGTGAAGGCGCTTGTGTTTATTTCGGTGATTTGATGGGAGGGAAAAAGCCAGACCCCAAACGAATTCAAGCGGCAATGCAAGAAGCTTTTCAAAATGCGAAAGAACGGTTTAAGGGGATTAAAACTTAA
- a CDS encoding metallophosphoesterase — MRFITDPPTSVKIRKMKERVRWNDPLITQRGIDQTRIAIEDSHADNGEFSFLVVGDSGSGSHRKYNPQRRIAELMWKHKENSRFVLHTGDVIYLVGSSEYYFKNFIEPYREFLLGGEQPKSIAYDRMTFKLPILPVLGNHDYYDLPFIYGLFAQAALPIRRLLSSQLDFDIGWHGSFQGNAYAQAFLDYLKNFNTQTELNRHLDTHYTAKTDTGRCLLYEPGHFTRLPNRYYTFRYGGIDFFALDSNTFNAPPPLKPTREGKAYRLQLEKRRQEIELEREQILELSTTLDPENHEEAEQLDDLNAKLEQLDEVTLDIEKQLASNQTTVIDFEQLDWLKQKLIESWHTKEVRGRIIYFHHPPYVTEATKWQQAQTLAVRWRLRQVLDEVSLAVGSLPENRPLVDLILNGHAHCLEHLRTGDTGHADSYLNWIVCGGSGYSLRRQRSEGAELMETFEENDRISTRKVAESQLFVGRYGQGLKKRRPYSFLRIDVQEGQLPKFIVRPFIAEWFERQWHESEMESLII; from the coding sequence ATGCGATTTATCACCGATCCGCCGACTTCTGTCAAAATCCGCAAAATGAAGGAAAGGGTGCGATGGAACGATCCGTTAATCACCCAACGGGGAATCGATCAAACTAGAATTGCGATCGAGGATAGTCATGCAGACAATGGAGAATTTTCATTTTTGGTAGTCGGAGATAGCGGTTCCGGTTCCCATCGCAAATACAATCCCCAACGGCGAATTGCCGAACTGATGTGGAAACATAAAGAAAACAGTCGATTTGTATTGCACACCGGAGACGTAATTTATCTGGTTGGTTCCAGTGAATATTACTTTAAAAACTTTATCGAACCCTATCGAGAATTTCTCTTAGGCGGCGAACAACCAAAAAGCATTGCATACGATCGCATGACCTTCAAATTGCCGATTTTACCAGTCCTCGGCAATCACGATTATTACGACTTACCATTTATTTACGGTTTATTCGCCCAAGCTGCACTACCCATTCGCCGCCTGCTAAGTTCTCAATTAGATTTTGATATCGGTTGGCACGGTTCGTTTCAGGGTAACGCCTACGCCCAAGCCTTTCTTGATTATCTGAAAAATTTTAATACCCAAACAGAACTCAACCGTCACTTAGACACGCATTATACTGCCAAAACTGACACCGGTCGCTGTTTGCTTTACGAACCAGGACACTTTACCCGTTTACCCAATCGTTATTATACATTTCGTTATGGTGGAATCGATTTTTTTGCCTTAGATTCCAATACTTTTAACGCACCTCCACCATTAAAACCAACTCGCGAAGGAAAAGCTTATCGTCTTCAATTGGAAAAGCGCCGCCAAGAAATCGAACTGGAAAGAGAACAAATTCTCGAACTTTCCACCACTCTCGATCCGGAAAATCATGAAGAAGCCGAACAATTAGATGATTTGAATGCCAAATTAGAACAACTGGATGAAGTAACCCTAGACATCGAAAAACAATTAGCATCCAATCAAACTACCGTAATCGATTTTGAACAACTTGACTGGTTAAAGCAAAAGTTAATAGAATCTTGGCATACCAAAGAAGTACGCGGACGCATCATTTATTTTCACCATCCGCCCTACGTTACCGAAGCAACCAAATGGCAACAAGCACAAACCTTAGCCGTGCGTTGGCGTCTCCGTCAAGTATTAGATGAAGTGTCTTTAGCTGTCGGTTCTTTACCAGAAAATCGTCCGTTAGTTGATTTAATTTTAAACGGTCACGCCCATTGTTTGGAACATCTTCGCACTGGCGATACCGGACACGCCGATTCTTATTTAAATTGGATCGTTTGTGGCGGTAGCGGATACAGTTTGCGTCGCCAACGTAGCGAAGGTGCGGAATTAATGGAAACTTTTGAAGAAAACGATCGTATTTCCACTCGCAAAGTAGCCGAATCTCAACTTTTTGTCGGTCGTTACGGACAAGGTTTAAAAAAGCGAAGACCTTATTCATTTTTACGCATTGACGTGCAAGAAGGACAACTACCAAAATTTATCGTTCGTCCCTTTATTGCCGAATGGTTTGAGCGACAATGGCACGAAAGCGAAATGGAATCACTTATAATTTAA
- a CDS encoding ATP-binding protein, which produces MDIDVTKTTITSANLLVSDALDMLTALKASQAISGEVHFDRLIATLMQVVMENAGAEKCYLLLLKNGNWLIEAKSVNGQYQFPSIPIRESHEIPISLINYVERTKKNLVIDNITTVNTFATDPYIKKHQPKSVLCTPIINRGKMMGIIYLENSQIAGVFTPARLEILGLIATQTAISLENVILYRTLEEKVEERTIQLTKANACLEQEIAQRKQIEIQLRQSEARYLAIIEDQTELIVRFLSDGTVTFANEAFCRFFGLMREEILFRHYEPVIWPEDREYVVKRLNCISKENPVVTIENRAIVKGQMRWMQWIDRGIFDECDRLVEYQLVGRDITDRKLAEVELERAKEAAETANRAKSAFLANMSHELRTPLNAILGFSQLMNRPANLSPEQQDNLGIIRRSGEHLLALINQVLDLSKIEAGKMTLNENTFDLYKLINDIENMFSWKAKEKALQLELVLSNDLPKYIRTDEVKLRQVLINLIGNAIKFTEGGKISVKVGTKSSNCQAAITFEIKDTGVGINENELQNLFKAFVQTTSGQQLQEGTGLGLAISHQFVCLMGGEITAFSHGKAFTPGIGIRECREDSTNGTTLKFDIIASLVANNEIENPTLTRRFKAVAPNQPQCRILIVDDNNENRLLLHKMLYPFGFLLQEAHNGRQAIEIWENWQPHLIWMDTRMPVMDGYEATREIRARENSQLVTSKTVIIALSASVLAGEKSTLLAAGCDAFISKPFREEEIFQAIHSYLGVSFIYEEPTLIADKVLAKPLQVAPAAMAVLPRSLLLSLREAVVQGDLEAIAIAIGQVRMQDEGLGNALHTLAERYQFEELLTLIQSVEQ; this is translated from the coding sequence ATGGACATTGACGTAACTAAAACCACCATTACTTCTGCTAATTTGCTTGTTTCAGATGCTTTAGATATGTTAACCGCGCTCAAAGCTTCTCAAGCTATCTCAGGAGAAGTTCACTTTGATAGATTAATTGCTACTTTAATGCAAGTAGTGATGGAGAATGCGGGAGCAGAAAAATGTTATCTTCTCTTGCTTAAAAATGGCAACTGGTTAATTGAAGCAAAGTCAGTGAACGGACAATATCAATTTCCATCAATCCCTATTAGAGAAAGTCACGAAATTCCCATTTCTCTAATCAATTATGTAGAGCGCACTAAAAAAAACTTAGTCATTGATAACATTACTACTGTTAACACTTTTGCAACCGACCCTTATATTAAAAAACATCAGCCCAAATCCGTATTATGCACTCCCATCATTAACAGAGGAAAAATGATGGGAATAATTTACTTAGAAAATAGCCAAATTGCTGGAGTTTTTACCCCAGCAAGGTTGGAAATATTGGGATTGATTGCTACTCAAACAGCAATTTCTTTAGAGAATGTCATTCTGTACCGAACTTTAGAAGAAAAAGTAGAAGAACGCACCATTCAATTAACTAAAGCTAATGCTTGTTTAGAGCAAGAAATCGCACAACGCAAGCAAATAGAAATTCAACTGAGACAAAGCGAAGCGCGTTATCTGGCAATCATCGAAGATCAAACAGAATTGATCGTTCGGTTTTTATCAGATGGTACGGTTACTTTTGCTAATGAAGCTTTTTGTCGTTTTTTTGGATTAATGCGGGAAGAAATTCTTTTTCGCCATTACGAACCGGTGATTTGGCCAGAAGACAGGGAGTACGTAGTTAAACGGCTCAATTGTATTAGTAAAGAAAATCCAGTAGTTACTATTGAAAATAGAGCGATCGTCAAAGGGCAGATGCGTTGGATGCAGTGGATCGATCGAGGAATATTTGACGAGTGCGATCGCTTAGTAGAATATCAATTAGTCGGACGAGATATTACCGATCGAAAACTGGCGGAAGTCGAACTCGAACGCGCTAAAGAAGCCGCCGAAACAGCTAATCGTGCTAAAAGTGCTTTTCTGGCTAACATGAGTCACGAATTGCGAACGCCCCTCAACGCCATTTTAGGATTTTCTCAACTGATGAACCGCCCCGCCAATCTTTCACCAGAACAGCAAGACAATCTCGGCATTATCAGACGTAGTGGAGAACATCTACTCGCACTAATTAACCAAGTGCTAGACCTCTCCAAAATTGAAGCCGGAAAGATGACCCTCAATGAAAATACCTTCGATCTATATAAGCTAATAAATGATATAGAAAATATGTTTTCTTGGAAAGCCAAAGAAAAAGCCTTACAGTTAGAATTAGTACTCAGTAACGATTTGCCAAAATACATTCGTACCGATGAAGTTAAATTGCGACAAGTACTGATTAATTTGATCGGTAATGCTATTAAATTTACCGAAGGCGGAAAAATTTCGGTTAAAGTAGGAACTAAGTCAAGCAATTGCCAAGCAGCAATTACTTTTGAAATCAAAGATACGGGAGTTGGGATTAATGAAAACGAATTGCAAAACCTCTTCAAAGCTTTCGTACAAACAACTTCCGGTCAACAATTACAAGAAGGAACTGGCTTGGGATTAGCGATCAGTCATCAATTTGTTTGTTTGATGGGTGGTGAAATAACCGCGTTCAGTCATGGTAAAGCTTTTACTCCCGGTATAGGTATTAGGGAATGCCGCGAAGATAGCACTAATGGTACCACCTTGAAGTTTGATATTATAGCTAGTTTAGTAGCGAATAATGAAATAGAAAATCCTACTCTAACTCGTCGCTTTAAAGCTGTTGCACCTAATCAACCACAATGTCGAATTTTGATCGTCGATGATAACAATGAAAATCGCTTATTATTGCACAAAATGCTCTATCCTTTTGGTTTTTTATTACAAGAAGCTCACAATGGAAGACAAGCTATAGAAATTTGGGAAAACTGGCAACCCCACTTAATTTGGATGGATACCCGAATGCCAGTGATGGATGGTTATGAAGCGACTAGGGAAATTAGGGCTAGAGAAAATAGCCAATTAGTTACCTCAAAAACAGTAATTATTGCCTTGAGTGCTAGCGTATTAGCTGGGGAAAAAAGTACGCTTTTAGCAGCAGGTTGCGATGCTTTTATTAGCAAGCCTTTCCGAGAAGAAGAGATTTTTCAAGCAATTCATTCCTATTTAGGCGTGTCCTTCATTTATGAGGAACCAACTTTAATTGCTGATAAAGTGCTAGCGAAACCACTACAAGTAGCTCCGGCTGCGATGGCTGTTTTACCTAGAAGTTTATTATTAAGTTTACGCGAGGCTGTTGTGCAAGGGGATTTGGAAGCGATCGCAATTGCGATCGGGCAAGTACGGATGCAAGATGAAGGTTTAGGGAACGCTCTACATACTCTGGCCGAACGGTATCAATTTGAAGAATTATTAACTTTAATTCAGAGTGTTGAGCAATGA
- a CDS encoding VOC family protein, with translation MNLIRFEHINLACQNIDATKNFYQTIFPNWYVRAEGVDSYGSRWMHFGNNQFYLALNDAPNEKRVHTIYENIGINHVGFVIDDGEAMKASLDKNNVEYYTMTAPETKHRIYVTDPDGNEIELVEYNQDYQLK, from the coding sequence ATGAATCTGATTCGCTTTGAACACATCAATCTTGCCTGCCAAAATATCGATGCCACCAAAAATTTCTATCAAACCATTTTTCCCAATTGGTACGTGCGTGCAGAAGGTGTAGATAGTTACGGTAGTCGCTGGATGCACTTCGGTAACAACCAATTTTACTTAGCGCTCAACGATGCACCAAACGAAAAGAGAGTCCATACAATTTATGAAAATATCGGTATCAATCATGTAGGATTTGTCATCGATGATGGTGAAGCAATGAAAGCATCATTGGATAAAAATAATGTTGAATATTACACCATGACAGCACCGGAAACAAAACACCGCATTTACGTTACAGATCCGGATGGTAACGAAATTGAACTAGTCGAATACAATCAGGATTATCAATTAAAATAA
- a CDS encoding CIA30 family protein yields the protein MSEQKTSKWDAGRFFQTLTYFEVIPFLNCLQRIFQKRDQPNPNKFTGEAKVGMILVAGATGGVGKRVVRQLLERGNQVRALVRNIPRAKEMLGDKVELFEADITIPETLTAELMKDVSAVICCTGVRVQPVEGDTPDRSKYYQGIKFYMPEVVDSPEIVDYQGIKNLVETAAKYLPKSKEKVIFDFVEPSAELKNLWGAVDDVVMGGVSQSGIQLVDNTALFAGNVSTANSGGFASVRTRNFDTPLDLSDYEGIALRVKGDGKRYKFFIRTETQWDGIAYSYSFDTIANTWIDVRIPFDDLIPVFRAKTLQNSDRINTNQIRSFQIMLSKFEYDGALNPNFTPGGFALQVESIAAYGSTALPQFIMVSSAGVTRPGRPGLNLAEEPPAVRMNDQLGGILTWKLRGEDAVRASGVPYTIIRPCALTEEPGGKALIFEQGDNIRGKVSREDIAQLCIEALKESKACNVTFEVKEAENSVGSQDWRALFSKLQSAALVRR from the coding sequence ATGAGCGAACAAAAAACCTCCAAATGGGATGCAGGCAGATTTTTCCAAACTCTTACCTACTTTGAAGTCATCCCTTTTTTAAACTGCCTACAACGCATATTTCAAAAACGAGATCAACCCAACCCAAATAAATTTACAGGAGAAGCAAAAGTGGGAATGATTTTAGTAGCTGGTGCAACTGGCGGTGTGGGAAAAAGAGTCGTCCGCCAATTGCTAGAACGGGGTAATCAAGTACGTGCTTTAGTGCGAAATATCCCTAGAGCCAAAGAAATGTTGGGCGACAAAGTAGAATTATTTGAAGCAGATATTACCATTCCAGAAACCTTGACTGCGGAATTAATGAAAGATGTCAGCGCAGTGATTTGTTGCACGGGTGTGCGAGTGCAGCCAGTGGAGGGAGACACGCCGGATCGATCGAAATATTATCAAGGCATCAAATTTTATATGCCAGAAGTAGTAGATAGTCCCGAAATTGTAGATTATCAAGGCATTAAAAATCTGGTAGAAACTGCTGCGAAATATCTTCCTAAATCGAAAGAAAAAGTCATATTTGATTTTGTCGAACCATCGGCAGAATTGAAAAATCTTTGGGGTGCGGTGGATGATGTGGTGATGGGAGGTGTCAGTCAAAGCGGTATTCAATTGGTGGATAATACTGCTTTGTTTGCGGGTAATGTTTCCACTGCTAATTCCGGTGGTTTTGCTTCCGTGCGTACTCGCAATTTCGATACACCTTTAGATTTATCTGATTATGAAGGGATAGCATTGCGGGTGAAAGGTGACGGAAAGCGATATAAATTTTTTATTCGCACGGAAACGCAATGGGATGGAATTGCTTACAGTTATTCTTTTGATACGATCGCAAATACTTGGATTGACGTGCGTATCCCATTTGACGATCTAATTCCCGTGTTTCGCGCCAAGACTTTGCAAAATAGCGATCGCATTAACACCAACCAAATTCGCTCTTTTCAAATCATGCTCAGTAAATTCGAGTACGATGGAGCGCTCAACCCAAACTTTACACCAGGGGGTTTTGCCTTGCAAGTGGAATCGATCGCAGCATATGGCAGTACTGCTTTACCCCAATTTATCATGGTCAGTTCTGCTGGAGTGACTCGTCCCGGTCGTCCTGGATTAAACTTAGCAGAAGAACCACCAGCAGTTAGAATGAACGATCAACTTGGCGGTATTCTGACTTGGAAATTGCGAGGAGAAGATGCCGTTCGCGCTAGTGGCGTTCCTTACACTATTATCAGACCTTGTGCGTTAACTGAAGAACCAGGTGGTAAAGCTTTAATTTTCGAGCAAGGCGACAATATTAGAGGTAAAGTCAGTCGGGAAGATATTGCCCAATTGTGCATTGAAGCGTTAAAAGAATCGAAAGCTTGCAATGTCACGTTTGAGGTGAAAGAAGCGGAAAATAGTGTTGGTAGCCAAGATTGGCGTGCGCTTTTTAGTAAATTGCAATCTGCTGCTTTAGTTCGACGTTGA